Below is a genomic region from Taeniopygia guttata chromosome 7, bTaeGut7.mat, whole genome shotgun sequence.
AGGTATTTATGTGCTCTCAATATGCacttacattttcattttaattttctctgcaataattttcttttggttgGAGAACAATAGCTTATTATTAAAATAGGAACAGGCATTTCTGTGCTTGGCAAGTGAGATTTGAGAGTTTTCAtcacagaaaacagaagtaaaGAGAATTTCTGACAGTATTTTTCATGTACTGGGCAAAGAAGCAGTTTTTCACTGTAAGAGCCATTCTGAGGAGCTAATTACTGATTGTGCTAGAATATATTAGCAACCAAGATTTGTTCTTAATAATGGTATTGAGGAAGAGCTCTAAGTCATAGAGCACTTTGCCCAGGTTAGTTCTGGTTTCACAGATGTGTATTCATGCTGAGGTTTTTCCCCTTGTTCAGCACAGTGTCCGTGGGGTAGTTTCCATGGCTAACAATGGTCCCAACACGAATGGATCACAGTTCTTCATCACTTACGGCAAACAGCCTCACCTGGACATGAAGTACACGGTGTTTGGAAAGTGAGTGATTCAACTGCACGCCTCTGTCAGAGTGTGTGAGGGATCTGAGTATTTCAGGGCACGTGCAAATGCTTGAACTTCTTCTCAGAGTCTGTCATGGATGCTTAATAATCCCTTTCAAAGTACATTATTTGCCACATAAAATGTATTGGTTGTCTTATTTTGTATAATTTGCTTGCAAAGTCCTTGCCTTGTGATACTTGATTGTAAAGTGTTTTGACATACATCAACTGTGAAATATAAAGCATTATTAGAAGGcaattttcttgtgtttttctgGCAGAGTTATTGATGGCTTGGAGACCCTGGATGAGCTGGAGAAGCTGCCTGTGAATGAGAAAACCTATCGACCTCTTAATGATGTTCGCATTAAAGACATTACAATTCATGCCAACCCTTTTGCACTGTAGCCACAGAATGCTGCAACACAttctgcagagagcagagactGGTCAGATAATTCCCAGATTATGGGGTTTAAAGAGCCATCAAAAAGGGTTACTTCAGCTGGATCGTAT
It encodes:
- the PPIL3 gene encoding peptidyl-prolyl cis-trans isomerase-like 3, encoding MAVTLHTDVGDIKIELFCERTPKTCENFLALCASNYYNGCVFHRNIKGFMVQTGDPLGTGKGGNSIWGKKFEDEFSEYLKHSVRGVVSMANNGPNTNGSQFFITYGKQPHLDMKYTVFGKVIDGLETLDELEKLPVNEKTYRPLNDVRIKDITIHANPFAL